In a genomic window of Muntiacus reevesi chromosome 1, mMunRee1.1, whole genome shotgun sequence:
- the LOC136164389 gene encoding apolipoprotein L3-like has protein sequence MTLDDNDDADVGDSTGDSTMGGTGDKSPGKFTLWSLGWAIAIHTSFQPDADKELKGDFCCCHEPKRPLGLLRKEVEALHEFLNELKTDLAMEDEERFQRDLLDRERFLKEFPQVKKELEESIRKLYALADRVDKSHRDCTIFKVVANSTNTVSGVLNILGLALAPVTAGASLALSTTGLGLGAAAAVTTMSTTIVEHFSRSSAETEASGLLSTSIKEKVSVGARCLSALGMAFSTRKVYKSMQGVRKNVHAAKFVKENSQLVAQAKSFTSTGQVFIQTSKEVNEVFKGTILEMTKKARIITGGFAGISLLVDVGFLVNESMHLHEGAKTELAEKLRQQARELEKKLEELIQTYERLN, from the exons ATGACTCTCGATGACAATGATGATGCTGACGTTGGTGACAGCACTGGTGACAGCACCATGGGGGGAACAGGTGACAAGTCGCCAG GGAAATTCACCCTGTGGAGCCTGGGCTGGGCCATCGCTAT CCACACCTCCTTCCAGCCTGACGCAGACAAGGAGCTGAAAGGAGATTTCTGCTGCTGTCATGAACCCAAAAGACCTCTGGGACTGCTCAG GAAAGAAGTGGAGGCATTACATGAATTTCTGAATGAGTTGAAGACAGACTTGGCTATGGAAGACGAAGAGAGATTCCAACGGGACCTGCTAGACAGGGAGAGGTTTTTAAAGGAGTTTCCTCAGGTGAAAAAGGAGCTGGAAGAGAGCATAAGAAAGCTCTATGCACTTGCAGACAGGGTTGACAAGTCGCACAGGGACTGTACCATCTTCAAGGTGGTGGCCAACTCTACCAACACTGTGTCTGGTGTTCTAAACATTCTTGGCCTGGCTCTGGCACCCGTGACAGCCGGGGCCAGTTTGGCGCTCTCGACCACTGGGTTAGGGCTGGGAGCAGCAGCTGCTGTGACCACCATGTCCACCACCATCGTGGAACACTTTAGTAGATCATCAGCAGAAACAGAAGCCAGTGGCCTGTTGTCAACTAGCATCAAAGAAAAAGTGTCTGTGGGAGCTCGATGTCTGTCTGCACTTGGGATGGCTTTTTCTACAAGAAAAGTCTACAAATCCATGCAAGGGGTTAGGAAAAATGTCCATGCTGCAAAGTTTGTGAAAGAAAACTCTCAGTTAGTAGCCCAAGCTAAAAGCTTCACAAGCACTGGGCAAGTCTTCATCCAGACAAGCAAGGAGGTGAACGAAGTTTTCAAAGGCACCATTCTGGAAATGACCAAAAAGGCTCGGATCATTACTGGAGGCTTTGCAGGAATCTCCCTTCTAGTGGATGTGGGCTTCCTGGTAAACGAGTCGATGCACTTGCATGAGGGGGCAAAGACAGAGTTGGCTGAGAAGTTGAGGCAgcaggccagggagctggagAAGAAGTTGGAGGAGCTCATACAGACCTATGAGAGGCTGAATTAA
- the LOC136170547 gene encoding apolipoprotein L3-like: MSSENFGNCSDIEIFFEKVIEYLWDKLSKEELLLLLNEFLERIEAEASLSRKDTKELHKYLKELNRALVEEDQKRLTKEQLDRRRFLIKFPRVKRQLEEFIGKFHELADEVDKVHKGCTISNLMAHSTGAVSSILTIVGLALAPVTAGASVVLLATGIGLGAAAAVTHVSTSIIEHVKKSSAETEASHMMSSDVKKWTVLLEVLKSDPHIVDTREKFKEAVQCIETNIQDMETGNVNPDSVPNANIYMSPGRISGPAIQQIQAGFKATALTITKGVRIAGLATAGVFLLVDVGFLVKESKHLHDGAKTAAAESLRQRALELERKLEELTQIYDSLQEDLI, translated from the exons ATGAGCTCAGAAAACTTCGGAAACTGCTCAG ATATTGAGATCTTTTTTGAGAAAGTCATTGAATATCTCTGGGACAAACTGAGCAAAGAGGAACTGCTCCTCCTGCTGAATGAATTCCTGGAGAGAATTGAGGCCGAGGCCAGTTTGTCCAG GAAAGACACCAAGGAACTACACAAATATCTGAAGGAATTGAACAGAGCCTTGGTTGAGGAGGACCAGAAAAGACTCACCAAAGAGCAGCTGGACAGGAGGAGGTTTCTGATTAAGTTTCCTCGGGTGAAACGGCAGCTGGAGGAGTTCATAGGCAAGTTCCACGAGCTCGCAGACGAGGTTGACAAGGTGCATAAGGGATGTACCATCTCCAACCTGATGGCCCACAGCACCGGTGCTGTGTCTAGTATTCTGACTATTGTTGGCCTTGCTCTGGCACCCGTGACAGCGGGGGCCAGTGTGGTGCTCTTGGCCACTGGGATAGGGCTGGGAGCAGCAGCTGCTGTGACTCATGTGTCCACCAGTATCATCGAACATGTGAAGAAGTCATCAGCAGAAACCGAAGCCAGTCACATGATGTCAAGTGATGTCAAGAAATGGACGGTTCTCCTAGAGGTACTCAAGAGCGATCCCCACATTGTTGACACAAGAGAGAAATTCAAAGAAGCTGTGCAATGCATTGAAACGAAcatccaagacatggaaacaggcAATGTCAACCCTGACTCTGTACCCAATGCAAACATCTACATGAGCCCTGGGAGGATCTCAGGCCCGGCCATCCAGCAGATACAGGCAGGTTTCAAAGCCACAGCTTTAACAATCACCAAAGGAGTCCGGATCGCAGGTTTGGCCACTGCAGGGGTCTTCCTTCTGGTGGATGTGGGCTTCCTGGTGAAGGAGTCAAAGCACTTGCACGATGGTGCCAAGACAGCAGCAGCTGAAAGCCTGAGGCAGCGGGCATTGGAGTTGGAGAGGAAGTTGGAGGAGCTCACCCAGATCTATGACAGTCTGCAGGAGGACCTGATTTAG